The following DNA comes from Theropithecus gelada isolate Dixy chromosome 7a, Tgel_1.0, whole genome shotgun sequence.
AAAGGTAGCTCACCACAAGACAATCTTCCTGTCTGAAATCAGCATTGCAGTCCCAGCCATTTCCTGAAGCTACCGCCTTCACTTTCTCCCCAACTCTGAAATGCTTTTCACTCTCTCTACCTAGGCTGAAGCCGATGTAGCTTCTCTGAACAGACGCATCCAGCTCGTTGAGGAAGAGTTGGATCGTGCCCAGGAGCGTCTGGCAACAGCTTTGCAGAAGCTGGAGGAAGCTGAGAAGGCAGCAGATGAGAGTGAGAGGTGAGAATGCCCCATCAGCCATCTTTTGCAGCTGCCTTTCCTGGTGGAATAAACCGGAGGGCTCCCGTGATCTTTGAGGTTTAAGAATTTTTCAGTCCCCTGGTGGTGGGATCATTTCCTCTATTGATCCCAGGTATAACTCAGTTGGTTTTGTTCATTTAGCATCAGTGAAACACCTACTATGTCCAAAGCACTGTCCTAAGCCCTAAGgttacaaagaagaagaagatctTGTTCCTGCCTTCACAGAGCTCACCCTCTAATGAGGCAGACAGATATGTAAAGGAGAAATGTCAGGGATACGAGTTGGCCCTTTCATTCCTACTGACCACAGAGCAGTTGTGCATTTGTTAAagtataactttattttataacatACCAAGGAAGCTTAGGCCTAAATAAAGGAACTGTGGACTATCAGTTGTCAAATAGCTTAACAAATAGgtggaagaaaaaacacaaagcagAAATACGGTCtgcaaaagtaaaatattttggacTTGGTCTCTATACACGCAAGACACGTGCACACAAATAGTCAGATGCTCGTGTGTTCTGAGCCCTCCTCTGCTGTAATCTGGCTCTAGCTGAATCATTACTCTAAGATTCAGCTCTGTGGTAGTAAAGGAAAGCATGGTTTGTATAGACCAGCACAGCCTTGGGTGGTCTAGAAGGCATTTTCCCTTATGCTCAACTGTTGGAATTAAGGATTTGCCGTATTGCATGGAAGTACTTCAAGAGAGACTCCGTGAAGTGAGAGAGCGTTCTGCTGCTTGAGGGATGGCATAGCATGAAGGGCTCAGAACACTGAATGTGTATCTATCTGTGCTGTGACCTGGGCAAGTGAAGGCAGTCAGTCATCTTGTCCATTTCTCACTCTTTGAAGTGATCCTGCCACCAGGTACCCGGTATAAAGAGTGATTTCAGACTTTAGGATTCGAGAAGATTTTTAGCTAAACTTTTTAGGCCATTATCCACTGCTGCTTAGTGTTTCTTCACCAACCAAGCATTTTGGACTTCTTTAAGATGCCTAATCATCTCTTACAGTGTACACATAAGAGCGGTTTTTGTGGCTGACTTCTTTCTGAAATATACTTGTTAGTGCACCTTAAAGGCAGTCTGGTAATGTTAGACTTCGAAGTAAAGGGGACTTGGGGGTCATTTAGTCCCttagttttacaaatgagaaaactagggCTCAGAGACGAATGTGACTTGCACCAAGGCTCACAGCATATTTGTGGCTAAGCCAAGACTGCGACCCAGATCTCCTCAACTGTATTCCAGTGCTTCATCAAAAGATagtgggccagatgcagtggctcacacctgtaatccaagcactttaggaggccgaggtgggcagatcacttgaggccaggagttcgagaccagcctggccaacatggcataacccctaaatctactaaaaaatacaaaacttagccaagtgtggtggtgcacacctgtaattccagctactcgggaggctgaggcagaagaatcgcttgaatccaggaggtggaggtttcaggaagccaagatcacgccactgcactccaacctgggtgacagagtgagactctgtctcaaaaaataaaaataaaaaaatagtggtTCACTTATACTGCCTacttaaattttgataaatgaattccaTTTTACATGACTTGTTATTCCATATATCTGTAAAATATCATAGGTCAGTTAGTATTTTTCTGAAACATAACACCATGCCATAGGACCCTAATACACTCAGTATAGAGGACAGTGTCAGGCCTGTCTCCCAGCATTGCTGTCATGAAAGGGTTCCATTACAGGTAAAACTTAATTTGAAGCATTCAGTTGAACCATAGGAAATTGCCATTATTACTTGTCTGAAATGGTCAGATATCAGCATTTTTTGTGGGCCTACTAGTTTATTAAATCTAATATTAagtctaatattttattaagtctAATATTTTTGCTTATGGTTGGCAGGGTAAGAAGATTCTTTGTAGAAAGAGGTATATAAAGATAAGTTTGATTTTGTTCTAGCTTTGATTCATGTGCAAGCTGAGGCTTCCCACAGGAAAGGCAAGAAATCTCATTATCTTTTTAATAGTAAAGCATATTGGCTTTTCCGGTTTCATGCTGCCAAGATTCAGACAGGATCCTGACATGGTACCTTTTATCATTAATGTTAGATGCCTGATAGTTTGATCGGTACTCAAGGTGAGAGAGTTCATTCACAGTGAATGAACAGAGAGAAATGTGTCTCTTTTTTCCACCTTTAGCTCTGGAAATTGTTGTTTCCTGGTTTGGAAAATAAAAGTAGCTCTGTGCTCTATTTTGGTCTACCACTTACACTAAGCCTCACAGGCCACAGCAGTGCAGTGTGCATTTGGGAAAGTCAGCTCTAAATCTTGGGTTTTCCTGCTTGTCTTTCTTTCCAGAGGCATGAAAGTCATTGAGAGTCGAGCccaaaaggatgaagaaaaaatggaaattcagGAGATCCAACTGAAAGAGGCCAAGCACATTGCTGAAGATGCCGACCGCAAATATGAAGAGGTCAGGTCCTGGGGCCCACAGCCTTGTGGACTTCCAACAGTGGCCTTCAGGAGGCCAGGGAGCAATGCACAGTCTTGATTCCTCAGTGAGGCCATCTGCTTGGTTGGCAGAAATGGGTGGTTTCGAGAAGCAAAGTTCCTTTGTCTCCAGAAAACAGTTCTCATTTTAATCCTGCTAGGGGATCCCAGGCTTTATCAGGAAGCCGATCAGTGGCACTGGGAAGAAGGACCAAAACTCCTCTCCCCAAACCACAAAGACCTGGACAGAAGATCTTTGGCCAGAAGGGAGAGTTGGGCCCTGTGTCTTGTGAAAGGAGGCTCTCATGCTGTCGTGGTGCAAGTCACTTCTCAGAGTCACCTGGCACATCCAGATTGGGCAACCCAGAGACCACAGACAGTTTCTCAGTGGATTCATGGAGGCCTCTCTCCTCAAGGGTGGTAGAAAACTATTATCAATGCAGATTTTCAGTAGAATTTGCTGCTGGTCATGTTCGCATGAAAACAGCCTCCTGCGATAAGAGGCAATATGATTAttaagatttctgttttttccttattGGATCACATTGTGGCTATCCTGAAACAGCATTGCCCCTccttttcattatcattattaccTTCAGATTACACTGTGCTCACAAGTTTTGATCTGCTTCAGAggctcccttcctctctctggtTCTTCCACTAAATACAAATTTGATTTTGTCAATTGTCTCACCAACTTGTCTCACGTTCGTGTCTCTCGTATTCTTCCTCTGCAATAAGGAGGTAGATGTACAGATCAGCCATCGAATTGAAGGAGTTcttaggtttattttgttttcctggcAGCCCCCACCTTTTCAGTATATGTCTCATCCTACTGCCGTTTTTGAGATTGTGAATTTgtattttctccctccttccacatTTTGGCCTGGCTGCCAGTTCCAGATCAGACTTCCAATTGGGACTGCCCAAGCACAGCTGACCATTCTGAGTCTGAGCAGAAGCCTCTGATCTCCTCTCTGCTCGCACTCCTAATGGAGAGTTGCTGCTCTCCGGTCTACCAGAAAGAGGATCATATTGTTTGTAGACAAAACCCTTAGTGCCTGATGGGATCTGATCGCTACCCCCCTGCCCTCCTACACAAAACTTGCAAGAtccatggtgtgtgtgttgtgttttccTGCTGCAGGTGGCCCGTAAGCTGGTCATCATTGAGAGTGACCTGGAACGTGCAGAGGAGCGGGCTGAGCTCTCAGAAGGGTAAGCAGGCCCGGCGCCAGGAGGCCACGAATGGGGTGCTGCAGAGCAGTGACTAAACAGCATGACCTTCTGGCAGCTGCACATTACCTGTTTCAGCTCCGGGCTCCTTTTGTGCTCATTTGATGTGGATGAGCCACGAGTATGGAACATGGAGGACTCGTGTGGGGTGTCTATGTATGAATGCGTGTATCACTGCATGCCTTACCTGCACACTGATTTTGTGAATGGCCTTGTGCATTTCCTGTGTCCACTAACAGCCAAGTCCGACAGCTGGAAGAACAATTAAGAATAATGGATCAGACCTTGAAAGCATTAATGGCTGCAGAGGATAAGGTACTGATGGCTCATGTGTGGTTTTTAGGTTTAACTGCAACCCAGACGTCTTTCAGCTTCCAATGCCTACTGGTTCGTTTGGTATAACGACTGCACCTTCACTTCACCCTCTGCTATTTATATCTTGCTTTAAGTGCTTTCCCTTGGTCCTTTATGCTCCTTTGTTTTCCCTTCATAAATGCTCTTTGGGCAGCCAAAAAAGGAGCCAAATTATTGCACTTCAAAGTTGTTGGATTTTGTCACCCTGCCTTCTGCTGTTGCGAGGT
Coding sequences within:
- the TPM1 gene encoding tropomyosin alpha-1 chain isoform X21 — its product is MAGSSSLEAVRRKIRSLQEQADAAEERAGTLQRELDHERKLRETAEADVASLNRRIQLVEEELDRAQERLATALQKLEEAEKAADESERGMKVIESRAQKDEEKMEIQEIQLKEAKHIAEDADRKYEEVARKLVIIESDLERAEERAELSEGQVRQLEEQLRIMDQTLKALMAAEDKAETRAEFAERSVTKLEKSIDDLEEKVAHAKEENLSMHQMLDQTLLELNNM
- the TPM1 gene encoding tropomyosin alpha-1 chain isoform X19 → MAGSSSLEAVRRKIRSLQEQADAAEERAGTLQRELDHERKLRETAEADVASLNRRIQLVEEELDRAQERLATALQKLEEAEKAADESERGMKVIESRAQKDEEKMEIQEIQLKEAKHIAEDADRKYEEVARKLVIIESDLERAEERAELSEGQVRQLEEQLRIMDQTLKALMAAEDKYSQKEDKYEEEIKVLSDKLKEAETRAEFAERSVTKLEKSIDDLEDQLYQQLEQNRRLTNELKLALNED
- the TPM1 gene encoding tropomyosin alpha-1 chain isoform X17 encodes the protein MAGSSSLEAVRRKIRSLQEQADAAEERAGTLQRELDHERKLRETAEADVASLNRRIQLVEEELDRAQERLATALQKLEEAEKAADESERGMKVIESRAQKDEEKMEIQEIQLKEAKHIAEDADRKYEEVARKLVIIESDLERAEERAELSEGQVRQLEEQLRIMDQTLKALMAAEDKYSQKEDKYEEEIKVLSDKLKEAETRAEFAERSVTKLEKSIDDLEDELYAQKLKYKAISEELDHALNDMTSM
- the TPM1 gene encoding tropomyosin alpha-1 chain isoform X15, translated to MAGSSSLEAVRRKIRSLQEQADAAEERAGTLQRELDHERKLRETAEADVASLNRRIQLVEEELDRAQERLATALQKLEEAEKAADESERGMKVIESRAQKDEEKMEIQEIQLKEAKHIAEDADRKYEEVARKLVIIESDLERAEERAELSEGQVRQLEEQLRIMDQTLKALMAAEDKYSQKEDKYEEEIKVLSDKLKEAETRAEFAERSVTKLEKSIDDLEEKVAHAKEENLSMHQMLDQTLLELNNM
- the TPM1 gene encoding tropomyosin alpha-1 chain isoform X20, translating into MAGSSSLEAVRRKIRSLQEQADAAEERAGTLQRELDHERKLRETAEADVASLNRRIQLVEEELDRAQERLATALQKLEEAEKAADESERGMKVIESRAQKDEEKMEIQEIQLKEAKHIAEDADRKYEEVARKLVIIESDLERAEERAELSEGQVRQLEEQLRIMDQTLKALMAAEDKYSQKEDKYEEEIKVLSDKLKEAETRAEFAERSVTKLEKSIDDLEEKVAHAKEENLSMHQMLDQTLLE